Genomic window (Dasypus novemcinctus isolate mDasNov1 chromosome 10, mDasNov1.1.hap2, whole genome shotgun sequence):
GCAACTTTCTCAGAGAGGCATAATTACCCTGGCACATTCTTGTTCGTCACTTCAGCCTGTTGCTCATGGAAACCATCCCCTTCTCTGACAAACACGGCTGTTCCTCTTCCATGTCACTGAATCACAGACTCTGTCCATCCCTGTGACAATGGGACCCAAGGTTTTTTATTGAGGCTAGAGAGGACCTGACAGGTTAATggggaaaaggggaaatgttatatTTAAGAATTTGCCAGAGATCTGCTTGCTGCATAATTTTGGATGATCAAGCAGGAAAATATTGCAATACACTAACTTAATTAAATGTCTATCACAGGgtcaaagaacaaaatttaaaaaataatttcttgtcAAAAAATGTGAATTATCTGGACCAATTGTTTTTAACAACCATGATCTTGAACTCCTGTGATATCCATTTCTTAAATTATAAGACAGATTTAGTAAAGATTATCATGCCTTCCATATAAGTGGGTATGGAAATAATGATGTAACTTGAATGAAGATGCTGCAAACTCTGTACAGTGCTATAGAAATAGAAGATATATCATCATTATAACTATGATTTCATAGCATTGAATTACATTGAATATATTTTCGGTTGAATCAGTCCACTTTAAGTAGTTCaagtactctttttttaaaaaataacagaaaatgaaaagggaCATGTAGTTAAACTCTTAAGACAGTAAGATAATGTTAACCTTCtgcttccatttccttttttcagtATCAAGGATTTCATGTACCTGCGTGATGGTTGTTGAGAACTACACATTGTTTACTGACTTCATATTCTTAGGATTCTTTGGAGGACAGAATGTACAGCAGGTGCTCTTTGTGCTGTTTCTTCTGGTTTATGGCACAACTGTGTTTGCCAATCTAGGGATGATTCTACTAATTGAGAAGGACCCCAgactccacacacccatgtattaTTTCCTGAGCAGTCTGTCTTTCTGTGATGTCTGCTACTCCTCTACTGTCTCTCCTAAAATGCtggctgatttcttatctgagcAAAAGAAGATTCCATATAATGCATGTGCCATCCAGCTGTATTTTTTTGGGGCCTTTGCAGATGTGGAATGTCTCATGCTGGCTGTCATGGCCTATGACCGTTATGTAGCCATTTGTAACCCACTTCTTTATACAATTGCCATGTCCAGGAAAGTCTGTACCCAGCTAGTGGCTAGTGCCTACATTTTAGGCTTGGTGGATTCAGCAATCCACACTTGCTTCACTTTCCGATTGTCATTCTGTAATTCCAATGTCATcaatcactttttctgtgacatCCCACCTTTACTAGCCCTTTCCTGCTCAGATACAACAGTCAATGAGATAGTAATGTTCACTTTCTTTAGCTGCATTGTGGGGTGCAGCATTGTCACTGTCCTCTTCTCCTACAGCTATATCATGACGACCATCTTTAAAATGAATTCAGCTGAAGGGAGACGGAAAGCATTCTCCACATGTGCCTCCCACTTAACCTCTGTGGCTATATTCCATGGTACACTCTTGTTCATGTATTTCCGGCCAAGCTCGAGTTACTCAATGGACACAGACAAAATGGCCTCTGTTTTCTACACAGTTGTGATCCCTATGTTAAACCCTCTGATCTACAGCCTGAGGAACAAGGATGTGAAAGGTGCACTGAAAAAAACAATCAGCACTAAATTGTGTTCTGTGTAAAGCCATCATTTCTacacaaaagatttatttaaaaattatgagagcTAAAGTTCTAGAGCTTTAACATAGGGTCCTGTAGCCTTACTAATATATCCCTTAGTATTTCCTTCCCTTATCATTGTGCCTTAACTAAGTATAGGGAGCAGTTAATACTGGTCTTAGTCTTCTCTCTAAACTAAGTAAAATAGGAGTGGGCACACTTTGCTATCTTTTTGCCAAAGTCCTTTTATACCTCCCATCTTTGTCCATGAGTATGTCCAACTAAGAATTCATGAGTTAAATCTTACATAAACACCAATTCAACATACCTTCCTTAAAGTTCtcataaaaaaataagtgttgAACAAATACAGTTGTTTAGAAAGAAGAGAGTTTTAAATGGGTAAAATTTAGTTGCATTTGTGTCCCAACTATGTACTGGTATGGTCCCTATAAATGTTGTTATAACACTTAGATGTAAATAAACAGGTttgaggccatgtgaaggaatCTCCTGTACTAGACTCAAAGTTCCATAAAGGTAAGATTCTTCTCTGTTCAGTTCACCATTATTTCGGCTTTGCTTTTCACAATGCTCAGTTTCAAGATATCATTCAATaccatttataaataaatgaatgcatgaacCCCTGAAAATTCAATGCAAAAGGGAGCCTTTGCACAGATGATTGTTGTCCTTAAAGCCTCTGTACCTAGATGTTTCAGGGAATGCTCTATCTAGAGAATTGTTCACAATTTGATATACAATGAATTATAGAACAGGAATAAATTGACCTGCTGTAGCTTATCTATCAGATGGAATACATGTGGTTGTAACATCTGGAGTAAAACTAACACAATCCCTCTGCCAGAACTGTTTCCCACTGCTAGCAGTGTTTGTGATATGGGAAGAAAAGTTCAAGTAGTATGCATGGCATCTACATTTTGGGTAATCAGCCTCATCAGAAGAATTGTGACATTTGTTCCAAAAGGGAGGAAACAGGATGATTTTCTGTAGATACAATTGTGAGTTATGATGACTGTTGTATTACTAGATTACTGgcctttcttttttgaaaatatttcatcacatctagagaaattaaattttaagacagtcagtttttgtttttgtttttttccaaagattgAAGCAGAAACTGGCCATTATATGGATTTACTGTTTAAGTCTTATAAGGAAATAATCccattttgttttgttacttTTGTCATTAGAGAAGCAGGGAAGTCTAGGCGCAGGGAAGCAGGGAAGACTCTCAAAGTACTGAGGACTTTAGCATGCTTCCCTAATTTAAAGTCATCTTGAGGAGCTCCATCCCCATATCTTGGGTCAGGCT
Coding sequences:
- the LOC101411510 gene encoding olfactory receptor 5AR1-like, which codes for MVVENYTLFTDFIFLGFFGGQNVQQVLFVLFLLVYGTTVFANLGMILLIEKDPRLHTPMYYFLSSLSFCDVCYSSTVSPKMLADFLSEQKKIPYNACAIQLYFFGAFADVECLMLAVMAYDRYVAICNPLLYTIAMSRKVCTQLVASAYILGLVDSAIHTCFTFRLSFCNSNVINHFFCDIPPLLALSCSDTTVNEIVMFTFFSCIVGCSIVTVLFSYSYIMTTIFKMNSAEGRRKAFSTCASHLTSVAIFHGTLLFMYFRPSSSYSMDTDKMASVFYTVVIPMLNPLIYSLRNKDVKGALKKTISTKLCSV